A window of Chitinophaga sp. MM2321 contains these coding sequences:
- a CDS encoding ROK family protein translates to MGKTFFEELNNENLTGVAYKNINLKKAALGYFANTGNATIADMCKELNLSAPKVTTLLNDLIRDGLVKDYGKVESTGGRKPNLYGLVPDSAFFIGVDVKQDHLNLGLSDLQKNLVHTSEGLPYKLDNNQESLEELCHQINHFISELPVPREKILGIGINLSGRINYASGHSYSFFYFDEAPLSKVIESKVGIRVFLENDSRAMAYGEFCSDSVHGERNVLFLNLDYGIGMGVLIDGQLYYGKSGYSGEVGHIPLFDNEIICHCGKKGCLETAASGWALLRMFRQKLKEGSSSMLTRKYASPEDIQLHDIIQAANDDDVLAIELIAKIGENLGRGIAILINIFNPELVILGGSLAATEDYIRLPIKSAVNKYSLSLVNNDTKLRISRLGERAGIIGACLLVRNKVLIN, encoded by the coding sequence ATGGGTAAAACCTTTTTTGAAGAACTCAATAATGAAAATCTTACCGGGGTAGCCTATAAGAATATTAACCTGAAGAAGGCCGCCCTGGGCTACTTTGCCAATACCGGCAATGCCACCATTGCAGATATGTGCAAGGAACTGAACCTCAGTGCCCCCAAAGTAACCACCCTGTTGAATGACCTGATCCGGGACGGCCTGGTAAAGGATTATGGTAAAGTAGAGTCTACCGGTGGCCGCAAACCCAACTTATACGGCCTGGTACCCGACTCCGCTTTCTTTATCGGGGTGGATGTAAAGCAGGACCACCTTAACCTGGGCCTGTCTGACCTGCAGAAGAACCTGGTCCACACCTCGGAAGGATTGCCTTATAAACTGGACAATAACCAGGAATCGTTGGAGGAGCTATGTCACCAGATCAACCACTTTATCAGTGAGCTGCCGGTACCCAGAGAAAAAATCCTCGGCATCGGCATCAACTTATCTGGTCGGATCAATTATGCCTCCGGCCATAGCTACAGTTTCTTTTATTTTGATGAAGCCCCACTAAGTAAAGTCATAGAATCAAAAGTAGGCATCCGTGTTTTCCTCGAAAACGATTCCCGCGCCATGGCCTACGGTGAATTTTGTTCAGACTCCGTACACGGCGAACGCAACGTATTATTCCTGAACCTGGACTATGGCATCGGCATGGGCGTATTGATAGACGGACAACTGTACTATGGTAAATCAGGCTACAGCGGGGAAGTAGGGCATATCCCTTTATTCGATAACGAAATTATCTGCCACTGTGGTAAGAAAGGATGCCTGGAAACAGCCGCTTCCGGCTGGGCGCTGCTACGCATGTTCCGGCAGAAGTTGAAAGAAGGCTCCTCTTCCATGCTGACGCGGAAATACGCGTCGCCGGAAGATATCCAGCTACACGACATCATCCAGGCAGCTAATGACGACGACGTACTGGCCATAGAACTGATTGCAAAAATAGGGGAGAACCTGGGCCGCGGTATTGCTATACTGATCAATATCTTTAACCCTGAACTGGTGATCCTCGGCGGCAGCCTGGCCGCCACAGAAGATTACATCCGCCTCCCTATTAAAAGCGCCGTTAATAAATATTCCCTGAGCCTCGTGAATAATGATACCAAACTCCGGATCTCCCGGCTGGGTGAGCGCGCCGGCATCATTGGCGCCTGCCTGCTCGTGAGAAACAAAGTGTTGATTAATTAG
- a CDS encoding response regulator, translating to MLLIDDDVDDRMIFGDVLKELVPDIIYNEAINGEDALEKLEKNLVPDLIFLDLNMPRVDGKQFLAEMQKIDHLKHIPVVIYTTSSHESDKKETHALGAACFFTKPNSLRELSHKLSSILEGKIEQPGVV from the coding sequence GTGCTTTTGATTGATGATGATGTAGATGACAGGATGATATTTGGTGACGTGTTAAAAGAACTTGTACCTGATATTATTTATAATGAGGCCATCAACGGAGAAGACGCACTGGAGAAACTTGAAAAGAACCTTGTACCTGATCTTATTTTCCTTGATCTGAATATGCCCCGTGTGGATGGTAAACAATTTCTGGCAGAGATGCAGAAAATAGACCATCTGAAACACATCCCTGTTGTCATTTACACCACATCTTCGCACGAATCTGATAAAAAAGAAACCCATGCATTAGGAGCTGCCTGCTTCTTCACGAAACCCAATAGTCTCCGTGAACTGAGTCATAAACTCAGCAGCATCCTGGAGGGAAAAATTGAACAACCGGGTGTTGTATAA